The following coding sequences are from one bacterium BMS3Abin11 window:
- the higB-2 gene encoding toxin HigB-2 translates to MKLVFIETPLFTRLLPEYLDDQEYRALQLVLLENPQQGDLMPGTGGFRKVRWKDPKRGKGKRGGLRVIYYHLTTDHQIWFFTLYDKDEISDLTPEEKKRLKQAIQMELAARRKK, encoded by the coding sequence ATGAAACTGGTCTTCATCGAAACACCCTTATTTACACGCCTATTACCGGAATATTTAGACGATCAGGAATACAGAGCTTTGCAGCTAGTCTTATTAGAAAACCCTCAACAGGGTGATCTGATGCCCGGTACAGGTGGTTTTCGTAAAGTTCGTTGGAAAGATCCCAAACGAGGTAAAGGCAAGCGAGGTGGTCTCAGGGTGATTTACTATCACCTGACAACAGATCACCAGATATGGTTTTTCACGCTGTATGATAAAGATGAAATAAGTGATTTAACCCCTGAAGAAAAGAAGCGATTGAAACAGGCGATTCAGATGGAGCTGGCAGCCAGGAGAAAAAAGTAA
- the ppsA_1 gene encoding phosphoenolpyruvate synthase: protein MAEIENYIRWFEKLGIEDIPLVGGKNASLGEMYRELTPQGVKIPNGFAITADAYRYMLDKAGAWDALYEALDGLDASDVNDLARRGAKARDIIYGATLPENLREQILTAFNGLKKQYPGNISVAVRSSATAEDLPNASFAGQQDTYLNIESEEQLLDACRRCFASLFTDRAIHYRIDQGFEHFKVALSIGVMKMVRSDLAASGVMFSLDTETGFRDVVFISGAYGLGENVVQGAVDPDEFYVHKPTFKQGHRAVLRHTLGSKKIQMQYATGRTREATQNVPTPKEDQQQFCIDDKDVLTLADYAIKVENHYSNKVGHNKPMDMEWAKDGIDGELYMVQARPETVESQISGTTLEIFHLKETGETLAHGNAVGARIASGRARLIRDIRQLDEFQPGDVLVADTTTPDWEPVMKISAAIVTNRGGRTCHAAIIARELGIPAIVGCDNATTVIPDNEAITVDCSQGDRGRVYRGALDFEKETTDLGTLIRPATEIMINLANPDIAFKTSFLPNDGIGLARMEFIINESIKAHPMALLHPERVRDSAQRQQLDTLSLGYDSPTDFFVKQLSEGVGTIAAAFWPKPVVVRMSDFKSNEYASLLGGQYFEPTEDNPMLGFRGASRYTHPDYAEGFALECAAMKRVREDMGLTNVILMIPFCRTIAEGKRVLEAMAMNGLKQGKNALQVYVMCEIPNNVMQIDAFAQLFDGFSIGSNDLTQLTLGVDRDSEIVAFDFDERDPGVKEMIRLAVEGARRNERHSGLCGQAPSDYPEMAEYLVEIGIDSISLNPDTILSTTRHILEIEKQLGRTRA, encoded by the coding sequence ATGGCTGAAATCGAAAATTATATCCGTTGGTTTGAAAAACTGGGTATAGAAGATATCCCGCTGGTTGGTGGAAAGAATGCCTCCCTCGGTGAAATGTACCGCGAACTGACCCCCCAGGGCGTGAAAATACCCAATGGTTTTGCCATTACCGCCGATGCCTACCGCTATATGCTCGATAAGGCCGGGGCATGGGATGCCCTGTATGAGGCATTAGATGGACTCGATGCCAGCGATGTAAATGACCTGGCACGACGTGGCGCAAAAGCACGAGATATTATTTATGGTGCAACATTACCTGAAAATTTACGTGAACAAATTCTAACTGCATTTAATGGCCTAAAAAAACAATACCCGGGTAATATCAGCGTTGCTGTGCGTAGCTCTGCCACCGCGGAAGATTTGCCTAATGCCAGCTTTGCCGGGCAGCAGGACACCTACCTTAATATTGAAAGTGAAGAGCAATTGCTGGATGCCTGCCGCCGTTGTTTTGCCAGCCTGTTTACTGATCGTGCGATTCATTACCGTATCGATCAGGGCTTCGAGCATTTCAAAGTCGCGCTGTCGATTGGTGTTATGAAGATGGTGCGTTCTGACCTTGCTGCCAGTGGTGTCATGTTTTCCCTTGATACCGAAACCGGTTTTCGTGATGTGGTGTTTATTTCCGGAGCTTACGGACTGGGTGAAAATGTAGTGCAGGGTGCGGTAGACCCCGATGAGTTTTATGTACATAAACCTACTTTTAAACAGGGCCATCGGGCTGTGTTACGCCACACTTTGGGGTCAAAAAAGATTCAGATGCAATATGCTACCGGCCGCACCCGCGAAGCCACGCAGAATGTACCAACACCTAAAGAAGACCAGCAACAATTCTGTATCGATGATAAGGATGTTTTAACCCTGGCTGATTACGCCATTAAAGTAGAAAACCATTACAGTAATAAAGTGGGCCATAACAAACCCATGGATATGGAATGGGCAAAAGATGGAATTGATGGCGAACTATATATGGTTCAGGCACGCCCTGAGACCGTTGAGTCACAAATATCAGGCACCACTCTCGAAATATTCCATCTAAAGGAAACCGGCGAAACCCTCGCCCATGGCAATGCGGTAGGCGCACGTATCGCAAGTGGTCGCGCACGGCTGATTCGCGATATTAGGCAGCTCGATGAATTCCAGCCCGGCGACGTCCTGGTAGCAGACACTACTACGCCAGACTGGGAACCGGTGATGAAAATTTCTGCCGCCATTGTCACTAATCGAGGCGGGCGCACCTGCCATGCCGCAATTATCGCACGAGAACTGGGGATTCCAGCCATCGTCGGTTGTGATAATGCCACCACAGTAATACCGGATAACGAAGCCATTACAGTAGATTGCTCACAGGGCGACCGAGGACGTGTTTATCGCGGTGCGCTGGACTTTGAAAAAGAGACCACCGATCTGGGCACACTGATACGCCCTGCTACTGAGATCATGATTAATTTGGCTAACCCGGACATCGCTTTCAAAACCTCCTTTCTGCCCAATGATGGCATCGGATTAGCGCGTATGGAATTCATTATCAACGAATCCATCAAAGCACACCCAATGGCCTTATTGCATCCAGAACGGGTGCGCGATTCGGCTCAGCGCCAACAACTCGATACATTAAGTCTCGGCTATGACAGCCCGACTGATTTTTTTGTGAAACAGCTGTCAGAAGGTGTCGGCACCATTGCTGCAGCCTTCTGGCCCAAGCCGGTGGTGGTACGCATGTCAGATTTTAAATCCAACGAATATGCATCTCTGCTGGGTGGGCAATACTTTGAACCCACTGAAGACAACCCCATGCTTGGCTTTCGCGGAGCATCCCGGTATACACACCCTGATTATGCCGAGGGTTTTGCGCTGGAATGTGCCGCCATGAAGCGCGTGCGTGAAGACATGGGACTGACCAATGTTATATTAATGATCCCCTTCTGCCGGACAATTGCAGAGGGCAAACGGGTACTGGAGGCAATGGCCATGAATGGACTTAAACAGGGTAAAAATGCTTTACAGGTTTATGTCATGTGCGAGATTCCTAACAATGTGATGCAAATTGATGCCTTTGCACAATTATTCGATGGTTTTTCAATTGGCTCCAACGACCTCACCCAACTCACCCTGGGTGTCGACCGTGATTCAGAAATCGTTGCCTTTGATTTCGATGAGCGTGACCCTGGCGTTAAAGAAATGATTCGTCTGGCAGTAGAAGGCGCACGGCGTAATGAACGTCATTCTGGACTGTGTGGACAGGCGCCTTCAGATTATCCTGAAATGGCGGAGTATCTGGTTGAAATCGGTATCGACTCAATCAGCCTCAACCCGGACACGATACTCAGCACAACCAGGCATATATTAGAAATTGAAAAACAGCTCGGTCGTACCAGGGCCTGA
- a CDS encoding helix-turn-helix protein, whose amino-acid sequence MTSRIKSNSKILDAVHETAADLHDAGFIDLRRMQQYDALCLESIPEYSSKSIRELRNRNKLSQTVFASILNTSPSTIRQWETGARHPSGPSLKLLNLLDRKGLEVLI is encoded by the coding sequence ATGACAAGCAGGATTAAGTCTAACAGCAAAATATTGGATGCAGTGCATGAAACTGCAGCAGATCTGCATGATGCAGGCTTCATCGACCTGCGTCGTATGCAACAATATGATGCACTTTGCCTTGAATCTATTCCAGAATATTCCAGTAAGAGTATTCGTGAATTGCGCAATCGAAATAAGTTAAGCCAAACGGTGTTTGCATCAATCCTTAATACCAGTCCTTCGACAATAAGGCAGTGGGAGACGGGTGCCAGGCACCCAAGTGGGCCATCACTGAAACTTCTCAATCTGTTAGATAGGAAAGGGCTGGAAGTTTTGATCTGA
- a CDS encoding putative universal stress protein — translation MLEILPVNDKNILAFKATVKLTDADYRQFLSTLEETIRRTGKLSLYIELQAFKSWDAQAAWDDFRFGQQHDRDFKRIAIIADKPLVHAAIGFANFFSHSEIRFFDKNETDTAWDWLRERPQVNESSIAIQPYKNILLPTDFSVHSDAAAKRALQISEQYGVNLHVLHVIDDFTYYAEDVDPLVTDIYLHKDTLMAQAYEQMRKFAERNKLGKDIELETQWGNPKRSITSWANEKNSDLIVMGSHGLHGIERLLGSVSNFVLHKAPCDVLIVKS, via the coding sequence ATGCTTGAAATACTACCTGTAAACGATAAAAATATCCTCGCATTTAAGGCCACGGTAAAGCTTACTGATGCTGACTACAGACAATTTCTTTCGACTCTGGAAGAGACGATTCGTAGAACAGGCAAACTATCTTTATATATTGAATTACAGGCTTTTAAGAGTTGGGATGCACAGGCAGCCTGGGATGATTTTCGTTTTGGCCAACAGCACGACCGTGACTTTAAGCGTATTGCAATCATTGCTGACAAACCATTGGTACATGCTGCCATTGGTTTTGCTAATTTCTTTAGTCATTCTGAAATACGATTCTTTGATAAGAATGAAACTGATACTGCCTGGGACTGGCTTAGAGAAAGACCACAGGTCAATGAGTCTTCAATAGCAATACAGCCATATAAAAATATATTGTTACCCACAGATTTTTCAGTGCATTCAGATGCGGCAGCTAAACGTGCACTGCAAATATCCGAGCAGTATGGAGTCAATCTTCATGTGTTACATGTTATTGATGATTTCACGTATTATGCTGAAGATGTTGACCCCCTGGTTACGGATATTTATCTACATAAAGACACCCTTATGGCTCAGGCCTACGAACAAATGCGCAAATTTGCCGAACGTAATAAGCTGGGCAAGGATATCGAGCTCGAAACACAATGGGGAAACCCTAAAAGGTCGATCACCTCATGGGCAAATGAGAAAAATAGCGATCTAATTGTCATGGGTTCTCATGGTCTGCATGGTATTGAGCGCCTGTTGGGTTCGGTCAGTAATTTTGTGCTACATAAAGCTCCCTGTGACGTGCTCATTGTGAAATCATAG
- the higA-2 gene encoding antitoxin igA-2 produces MAKKRKLFDELMDGVESMQHERAGKITLRTHEVDDLPPLQIDAELIRETREQLHVSRAVFARRIRVSIRTLENWEQGRAKPNAQAAALIMMVRQYPDTLDKLSSLNNKHAAA; encoded by the coding sequence ATGGCTAAGAAGCGTAAATTATTTGATGAATTGATGGATGGCGTTGAGTCTATGCAGCATGAACGCGCGGGTAAAATAACCCTGCGTACACATGAAGTGGATGATCTTCCGCCATTACAAATTGATGCTGAATTGATCCGGGAAACGCGAGAGCAGTTACATGTATCACGTGCAGTTTTCGCTCGCCGTATTCGAGTTTCTATTCGCACACTTGAAAACTGGGAGCAGGGAAGAGCAAAACCTAATGCTCAAGCGGCCGCATTAATCATGATGGTACGCCAGTATCCTGATACGCTTGATAAGCTTTCATCACTTAATAACAAGCATGCAGCGGCATAG
- the ampD gene encoding 1,6-anhydro-N-acetylmuramyl-L-alanine amidase AmpD produces the protein MAKESQKTYLSRTDYDPETGLVGSARQVFSPNFDARPPGVEIEVLIIHAISLPPGEYEGSYVEQFFCNQLAVDDHPCFTEIAELNVSSHFFILRSGELVQLVPVHQRAWHAGVSSCLGRDAVNDFSIGIELEGCDDDAFEEAQYIALTELSRLLVDVIPLLTDENIYGHSDIAPERKTDPGPCFDWKHYQDKLSKV, from the coding sequence ATGGCTAAGGAATCGCAAAAAACATATCTTTCAAGAACCGACTATGATCCAGAAACCGGGCTAGTCGGGTCAGCACGACAGGTGTTTTCGCCTAATTTCGATGCACGTCCTCCGGGTGTGGAAATTGAAGTATTGATTATCCATGCCATCAGCTTGCCTCCAGGCGAGTATGAAGGCAGCTATGTAGAGCAATTCTTCTGCAATCAACTTGCAGTTGATGACCACCCCTGTTTTACTGAAATTGCCGAGCTGAATGTTTCGTCACACTTTTTTATTCTTCGCAGCGGGGAACTGGTGCAGCTAGTGCCAGTGCATCAACGGGCCTGGCATGCCGGGGTTTCCAGCTGTCTGGGCAGGGATGCGGTAAATGACTTTTCCATCGGCATCGAGCTTGAAGGCTGTGATGATGATGCCTTTGAGGAGGCCCAGTATATTGCACTGACCGAATTGAGTCGCTTACTTGTTGATGTGATCCCGCTACTGACAGATGAAAACATTTATGGCCATTCGGATATCGCCCCAGAAAGGAAGACTGATCCCGGCCCCTGTTTTGACTGGAAACACTACCAGGATAAGCTCAGCAAGGTGTAA
- the btuF gene encoding vitamin B12-binding protein precursor: MSDKRISIRLVLLLVMFSTIPVQAAESSPQRIITLSPHLAEIVYLLGAGDQLLGVAEYSDFPHQVKKIQRIGGATGLDIERILSIKPDLILAWQGGTRESDIASLKKLGLRVVSIKSESLEDIPESINILGELLGQQQRSSRMISEFNRHRKQIFEKYRTLPAHRFVIEISSQPLMALSNRHSFGAGLGLCNLENIYADEDKAAILVDLESIISRDVEFVLLRNSVADNNLELAARKSFYKIKDGNMAEIVSFDEDAAFRQTPRLLDAVEKVCQAVQGEN; the protein is encoded by the coding sequence ATGTCTGATAAAAGAATTTCAATAAGGCTAGTGTTGCTCCTTGTCATGTTCAGCACAATCCCTGTGCAGGCTGCAGAATCTTCGCCACAACGTATTATTACCCTGTCGCCGCATCTTGCGGAAATTGTCTATCTTCTGGGAGCAGGAGATCAATTACTGGGAGTGGCCGAGTACAGTGACTTCCCGCATCAGGTGAAGAAGATTCAGCGTATAGGTGGAGCAACTGGTCTGGATATTGAACGTATTCTCTCTATTAAGCCTGATCTTATTCTGGCCTGGCAGGGCGGTACGCGTGAATCAGATATTGCTAGTCTAAAGAAACTGGGTTTACGGGTAGTCAGTATAAAAAGTGAGTCACTGGAAGATATACCAGAGTCGATAAATATTCTTGGTGAGCTATTGGGCCAGCAGCAACGATCTTCAAGGATGATTTCAGAATTCAATAGACATCGGAAACAGATTTTTGAGAAATACAGAACCCTTCCTGCTCATCGATTCGTTATTGAGATATCATCGCAACCTTTGATGGCTCTAAGTAATCGTCATTCGTTCGGGGCAGGCCTCGGTCTTTGCAACCTGGAGAATATATATGCCGATGAAGACAAAGCAGCAATTCTTGTCGATCTGGAATCAATTATTAGCAGGGACGTAGAATTTGTTTTATTGAGAAATAGTGTTGCAGATAATAATCTGGAGCTGGCTGCGCGAAAATCTTTTTATAAGATCAAAGATGGCAATATGGCAGAAATTGTCAGTTTTGATGAAGATGCCGCATTCCGCCAGACGCCGCGTTTGCTGGATGCGGTAGAGAAGGTTTGTCAGGCTGTACAGGGAGAAAATTGA
- the yvqK gene encoding cob(I)yrinic acid a,c-diamide adenosyltransferase produces MGYRLSKIYTRTGDDGTTGLSDGSRIDKDSLRITTIGSIDELNSLIGVIRSEEIDQESRKLLTEIQHHLFDIGGELSMPDQRLMTAESITWLEQQLDGINAELDPLEDFILPGGCKSAAICHVTRSVCRRAERDVVSLSRGGDVSSVIPGYLNRLSDLLFVLARHLNKSDNQPDILWQHNKKNSTVT; encoded by the coding sequence ATGGGATATAGACTCTCAAAAATCTACACACGTACCGGCGATGACGGCACGACAGGTCTCAGCGATGGCTCTCGAATAGATAAAGATTCCTTGCGAATCACCACCATTGGTAGCATCGATGAATTAAATAGTCTGATCGGGGTAATTCGTAGTGAAGAAATTGATCAGGAGAGCCGTAAGCTACTGACAGAAATTCAGCACCATCTGTTCGATATAGGAGGCGAGTTGAGCATGCCTGATCAGCGACTGATGACAGCAGAATCTATCACATGGCTTGAGCAACAACTGGACGGTATAAATGCCGAACTCGATCCACTTGAGGACTTCATCCTGCCCGGCGGCTGTAAATCAGCAGCTATTTGTCATGTAACCCGTAGCGTATGTCGGCGCGCAGAGCGTGATGTTGTTAGCCTTTCGCGCGGTGGAGATGTATCGTCAGTTATTCCAGGCTACCTGAACAGGCTTTCAGATTTATTATTTGTCCTTGCCCGACATCTCAACAAATCAGATAATCAGCCAGATATTCTCTGGCAGCATAATAAGAAAAATAGCACTGTAACTTGA
- the malP_1 gene encoding maltodextrin phosphorylase, with product MPTFLPRSLPPGLEALTDLALNLHWTWSHGSDALWKMLDQAGWEHTENPWMLLQNASSQRLQQLAKDTPFCKELERLNAEHAAYQADRGWYGEAQENVNIGQLAYFSMEFGLGEALPIYAGGLGILAGDYLKTSSDLGLPTVGVGLLYQEGYFRQMIDADGEQLAIYPYNEPSTLPIQPVRLANGEWLHIPLKLPGRQLMLRAWQVSVGRVQLYLLDSNDPLNSPRDRGITNKLYGGGKELRFLQEMVLGIGGWRLLEAMGNNISVCHLNEGHAAFVILERARHCMEHNKLSFDEALWMTRAGNIFTTHTPVEAGFDTFPAQFIDKYFPIFHAFLIRTGLSLQQLLALGRKNADDPTEAFNMAYLAMRGCARSNAVSRLHGEVSRQLFSSLFPYWPISEVPVGHVTNGVHMPSWDSSWADQLWTETCGKQRWLGSTESLHQTIQSIDDSTLWRLRANEREDLIHYARQRLALQLGQVGATPKRVESASQTLDPNVLTLGFARRFATYKRPNLLLHDKTRLKRLLRDKNKPVQLIIAGKAHPDDAESQRMIQEWILFVNQPDIRGHVVFLEDYDIALAQHLVQGIDVWINTPRRPWEACGTSGMKILANGGLNLSELDGWWAEACTCNVGWSIGDGKEHDADPDWDVTEAEQLYQRLENEIIPLFYARDTQGLPRDWLNLIRNSMMKLAPQFSSNRMVREYVEQFYYPAATDYKNRCANQGRLAKQLHNWHDTLTLHWDQIHFGNVDAQKINNGWSFQVQVYLGEILPDQIQVELYAEGIEDNNPLVIKCHFKEKITGAIHGCAYQVDIETTRLATDFTARVIPHNIEVQVPAEANLIVWQR from the coding sequence ATGCCTACCTTCCTGCCGCGTTCGTTACCACCAGGTCTGGAAGCCCTCACTGATCTGGCACTGAACCTGCACTGGACATGGAGCCATGGTAGCGACGCGCTCTGGAAAATGCTGGATCAAGCAGGCTGGGAACACACGGAAAACCCATGGATGCTATTACAAAATGCATCTTCACAACGCCTGCAACAACTCGCCAAGGATACCCCATTTTGTAAAGAGCTGGAACGCCTGAACGCGGAACATGCTGCCTATCAGGCAGACCGTGGCTGGTATGGCGAAGCTCAGGAAAATGTCAATATCGGTCAACTTGCCTATTTCAGCATGGAGTTTGGCCTTGGTGAGGCCTTACCCATTTATGCCGGTGGCCTTGGTATTCTAGCCGGTGATTACCTCAAGACCTCTAGTGATCTGGGCTTACCCACCGTTGGAGTCGGACTGCTCTATCAGGAAGGCTACTTCCGTCAAATGATCGACGCCGATGGCGAGCAGCTGGCCATCTACCCGTATAACGAACCGTCTACCCTGCCCATTCAACCAGTACGTTTAGCAAACGGTGAATGGTTGCACATACCCCTGAAGCTGCCAGGTCGACAATTAATGCTGCGCGCCTGGCAGGTCAGTGTTGGCCGTGTTCAGTTGTATTTACTCGATAGCAATGACCCGCTTAACAGCCCACGTGACCGCGGCATCACCAATAAGTTGTATGGGGGCGGTAAAGAACTGCGTTTTCTACAGGAGATGGTACTGGGTATAGGGGGTTGGCGGCTACTGGAAGCCATGGGTAATAATATATCGGTGTGTCACTTAAACGAAGGTCATGCCGCTTTTGTTATTCTGGAACGCGCCCGCCATTGTATGGAGCATAACAAACTTTCATTTGATGAAGCCCTGTGGATGACACGCGCTGGCAATATCTTTACCACACATACGCCGGTTGAAGCTGGCTTCGATACGTTTCCAGCACAATTCATCGATAAATATTTCCCGATATTTCATGCCTTTCTAATCCGTACTGGTCTTTCCCTGCAACAACTGCTGGCACTGGGTCGTAAAAATGCCGACGATCCGACCGAAGCATTTAATATGGCTTACTTAGCCATGCGGGGTTGTGCGCGCAGTAATGCTGTGAGTCGATTGCATGGCGAAGTAAGTCGGCAATTATTCAGTTCATTGTTTCCTTATTGGCCAATTTCCGAAGTCCCTGTCGGTCATGTCACCAATGGTGTACATATGCCATCGTGGGATTCATCCTGGGCAGACCAGCTATGGACAGAAACCTGTGGCAAACAGCGCTGGCTTGGCAGTACGGAATCTCTTCACCAGACGATTCAGTCAATTGATGATTCAACCTTATGGAGATTGCGCGCCAATGAACGGGAAGACCTCATTCACTACGCCCGCCAGCGTCTAGCTTTGCAACTGGGCCAGGTGGGTGCAACACCGAAGCGGGTAGAGAGTGCCTCGCAAACGCTCGACCCTAATGTCCTGACACTGGGTTTTGCGCGTCGTTTTGCCACCTATAAACGGCCTAATTTATTACTGCATGACAAGACACGACTGAAACGATTATTAAGAGATAAGAATAAACCGGTGCAATTAATTATTGCAGGTAAAGCCCACCCTGACGATGCTGAAAGCCAACGCATGATTCAAGAATGGATTCTGTTCGTCAATCAGCCCGATATAAGAGGTCATGTGGTATTTCTGGAAGATTACGATATCGCACTTGCGCAACATCTGGTGCAGGGTATCGACGTCTGGATCAATACCCCCCGCCGTCCATGGGAAGCTTGTGGTACCAGCGGCATGAAAATTCTTGCCAATGGTGGGCTTAACCTGTCAGAACTGGATGGCTGGTGGGCTGAAGCCTGCACTTGCAATGTTGGCTGGTCAATTGGTGATGGTAAGGAACACGATGCAGACCCAGATTGGGATGTGACTGAAGCAGAACAGCTCTATCAGAGACTGGAAAATGAAATCATTCCCCTGTTCTATGCACGCGATACGCAGGGTCTACCCCGTGACTGGTTAAATCTCATCCGTAACAGTATGATGAAACTTGCCCCTCAGTTTAGTAGCAACCGGATGGTTCGAGAATATGTCGAACAATTCTATTATCCTGCTGCAACAGACTATAAAAATAGATGCGCTAATCAGGGGCGACTGGCAAAACAACTTCATAATTGGCACGACACTTTGACATTACATTGGGATCAGATTCACTTTGGTAATGTCGATGCACAAAAAATAAATAATGGCTGGTCGTTTCAGGTACAGGTCTACCTGGGCGAGATTCTGCCCGATCAAATCCAGGTTGAACTCTATGCAGAAGGCATTGAAGATAACAATCCTTTAGTGATTAAATGCCATTTCAAAGAAAAAATTACCGGCGCGATACATGGCTGCGCTTACCAGGTAGATATAGAAACCACACGCCTTGCTACCGATTTCACGGCACGTGTCATTCCTCATAACATAGAGGTACAGGTACCGGCCGAGGCCAACTTGATCGTCTGGCAGCGCTGA
- a CDS encoding lytic murein transglycosylase produces MPGGSKLTALVLVVLIPGIALAGVSRKRHDINSKVWTTKYDTHFRKYSKRYFGPGFDWLWFKSQGIAESGLRNKVRSSMGAIGIMQILPSTYADIHKKSPYLSAGTLKDPRWNIATGIFYDRILYKRWLKRLERTTSESNLYMAFASYNAGHSKISRVLKKTKKQTGKAGGWEDIKHRVPSQTRHYVSRIKFLMGKDY; encoded by the coding sequence ATGCCTGGTGGCAGCAAATTGACTGCCCTGGTTCTCGTTGTGCTAATACCCGGTATTGCCCTGGCTGGGGTCAGCCGCAAGCGACACGATATTAATTCGAAAGTCTGGACGACAAAATACGATACGCATTTTCGCAAATACTCTAAACGCTATTTCGGGCCAGGCTTCGACTGGCTCTGGTTCAAGTCTCAGGGAATAGCTGAATCAGGACTGCGAAATAAAGTTCGTAGTAGTATGGGGGCCATCGGGATTATGCAGATTCTACCCAGCACTTATGCGGATATTCATAAAAAAAGTCCATATCTATCAGCAGGCACACTTAAAGACCCTCGCTGGAATATTGCGACGGGGATCTTTTACGATCGCATTTTGTATAAACGCTGGCTAAAGAGGCTGGAGAGGACAACATCTGAGAGCAATCTCTATATGGCATTTGCCAGTTACAATGCGGGACATAGCAAGATTTCACGTGTTCTCAAAAAGACAAAAAAACAAACAGGTAAAGCAGGGGGCTGGGAGGATATAAAGCATCGTGTACCTTCACAAACGCGGCATTATGTCAGCCGTATAAAGTTTCTGATGGGCAAAGACTATTAG